In the genome of Armatimonadota bacterium, one region contains:
- a CDS encoding aldehyde ferredoxin oxidoreductase produces the protein MSRLLRVNMADLKAAFEEVPEPYRLWGGRGFTSMVTSREVPPNCHPLGPNNKLVIAPGIVSGTAAPTSGRTSFGGKSPLTGTIKETNVGGLSSQKIARLGIKGIIVEGHPKEAGQFWLLKINKDGAEFLPATDLVGKGMYEVCRTLWERHGKGVAVIGIGPAGEYRLTNAGICVNDPENSAGRYAGRGGMGAVMGSKGLKAIVVDDTGGPGVEIADQTRFRAAIKPLTDASLKHDIVKKGGALNTYGTNVLANIMNEAGGYPTRNFSGGRFELTGQISGEAVAEIVKKRGGVGTTGHPCHPGCIIQCSNIYPYPDGKFHTSVLEYESVWALGANCGIGNLDDIADLIWACNDVGLDTIEAGATIAVAMEGGLLKFGDAEGAKKLLNEDVRGGTPLGRIIGCGAETTGRAFGVVRVPTVKGQAMPAYEPRAVKGIGVTYATSTMGADHTSGYTIAPEILSVGGKADPFNPQKAELSRSFQAATAFIDTSGYCLFDAFAVLDIPEGLAGMVESCAAVLGTKWTVDDIGRLGIEVLKVERAFNAAAGFTKAHDRLPEFMKYEPLPPHNTVFDVTDEDLDKVHAY, from the coding sequence ATGAGCAGACTGCTTCGGGTCAACATGGCCGACCTGAAGGCCGCGTTCGAGGAAGTCCCCGAGCCCTACCGGCTCTGGGGAGGCCGGGGTTTCACTTCGATGGTCACATCCAGGGAGGTCCCGCCCAACTGCCATCCCCTGGGACCCAACAACAAGCTCGTCATCGCGCCGGGGATCGTCAGCGGCACCGCGGCGCCCACTTCCGGCCGCACGTCGTTCGGCGGCAAGAGCCCGCTTACCGGGACCATCAAGGAGACCAACGTCGGGGGTCTGTCCTCGCAGAAGATAGCCCGACTCGGCATCAAGGGGATAATCGTCGAGGGTCATCCCAAGGAGGCCGGGCAGTTCTGGCTGCTCAAGATCAACAAGGACGGCGCGGAGTTCCTCCCGGCGACCGACCTCGTGGGCAAGGGCATGTACGAGGTCTGCCGCACGCTGTGGGAGCGCCACGGCAAGGGCGTGGCGGTCATCGGCATAGGGCCGGCAGGCGAGTACCGCCTGACCAACGCCGGCATCTGCGTCAACGACCCTGAGAACAGCGCCGGCCGCTACGCCGGGAGAGGCGGCATGGGCGCGGTCATGGGCTCCAAGGGGCTCAAGGCGATAGTCGTTGACGACACGGGAGGTCCGGGGGTGGAGATCGCCGATCAGACGCGCTTCCGCGCAGCGATCAAGCCCCTCACGGACGCTTCGCTCAAGCACGACATCGTCAAGAAAGGAGGCGCCCTCAACACTTACGGCACCAACGTCCTGGCCAACATCATGAACGAGGCCGGCGGATATCCCACGCGCAACTTCAGCGGCGGACGGTTCGAGCTGACCGGGCAGATCAGCGGCGAGGCCGTGGCCGAGATCGTCAAGAAGCGCGGAGGCGTTGGGACCACGGGCCATCCCTGCCATCCCGGCTGCATCATCCAGTGCTCGAACATCTACCCCTACCCCGACGGCAAGTTCCACACCTCGGTGCTGGAGTACGAATCGGTGTGGGCGCTGGGCGCCAACTGCGGGATAGGCAACCTGGACGACATCGCCGACCTCATCTGGGCCTGCAACGATGTCGGCCTGGACACGATCGAGGCGGGCGCCACGATCGCCGTAGCCATGGAGGGCGGCCTGCTCAAGTTCGGCGATGCAGAGGGCGCCAAGAAGCTGCTCAACGAGGACGTGCGGGGAGGCACGCCGCTGGGACGCATCATCGGCTGCGGCGCCGAGACCACCGGCAGGGCGTTTGGCGTAGTGCGCGTGCCCACGGTCAAGGGGCAGGCCATGCCTGCCTACGAGCCCCGCGCTGTCAAGGGCATAGGCGTGACCTACGCCACCAGCACCATGGGCGCCGACCACACGTCGGGCTACACGATCGCTCCGGAGATTCTCAGCGTGGGCGGCAAGGCCGATCCGTTCAACCCCCAGAAGGCCGAGCTGTCGCGCTCGTTCCAGGCGGCCACCGCGTTCATTGACACTAGCGGGTACTGCCTGTTCGACGCCTTCGCCGTGCTGGACATCCCTGAAGGCCTGGCCGGCATGGTGGAGTCGTGCGCGGCGGTGCTGGGTACGAAGTGGACGGTTGACGATATCGGGCGTCTCGGCATCGAGGTCCTCAAGGTCGAGCGCGCCTTCAACGCGGCGGCCGGATTCACCAAGGCGCACGACCGACTGCCCGAGTTCATGAAGTACGAGCCGCTCCCGCCGCACAACACGGTGTTCGACGTGACGGACGAAGATCTGGACAAGGTGCACGCCTATTGA
- the corA gene encoding magnesium/cobalt transporter CorA has protein sequence MPASRSAMQILVFRGSETITDPPEPLDTLRGRAGQALWIDLSHPTSEMMMPIAAAFGLHPLAVEDALKRRQRPKAEEYEGFLFITTHAARLRGAAGHDVSLDEIDIFFGAGFVITAHSGAAPVLDEVRRRLALTSPDLRDTDGYLLYAILDAVVDSYFPVLDALDDYVERLEDTLFKGPKQRTMDQLFAAKRALLHLRRVAAPQRDMMNLMLRHDSRLIGAPLRAYFRDIYDHLLRITEQIDTHRDLLAGALDIYLSIVSNRLNEVMKVLTVITAVFASLAVISGVYGMNFERAYPPFGWRHGFIAALGLMAASVLTMLAIFRRLRWL, from the coding sequence ATGCCTGCATCCCGCTCTGCCATGCAGATCCTGGTCTTCCGCGGCTCGGAGACCATCACCGACCCTCCGGAGCCGCTCGATACCCTCCGTGGGCGCGCGGGTCAGGCCCTGTGGATTGACCTCTCGCACCCCACGTCCGAGATGATGATGCCCATCGCCGCCGCCTTCGGGCTGCACCCGCTGGCAGTCGAGGACGCGCTCAAGCGCCGGCAGCGGCCCAAGGCCGAGGAGTACGAAGGGTTCCTTTTCATCACCACCCACGCCGCGCGGCTCCGCGGCGCGGCCGGGCACGACGTGTCCCTGGACGAGATTGACATCTTCTTCGGCGCGGGCTTCGTCATAACCGCGCACAGCGGCGCGGCGCCCGTTCTGGACGAGGTCCGGCGGCGGCTGGCGCTGACCTCGCCTGATCTGCGCGACACGGATGGCTACCTCCTCTACGCCATCCTCGACGCCGTCGTGGACTCGTACTTCCCGGTGCTCGACGCCCTGGACGACTACGTTGAGCGCCTCGAGGACACGCTCTTCAAAGGCCCAAAGCAACGGACGATGGACCAGCTCTTCGCGGCAAAGCGCGCGCTGCTGCACCTGCGGCGGGTCGCCGCGCCCCAGCGCGACATGATGAACCTGATGCTGAGGCACGACTCGCGGTTGATCGGCGCGCCGCTGCGCGCGTACTTCCGCGACATCTACGACCACCTGCTGCGCATCACCGAGCAGATTGACACGCACCGCGACCTGCTGGCCGGCGCGCTGGACATCTACCTCAGCATCGTGAGCAACCGGCTGAACGAGGTCATGAAGGTGCTCACGGTGATCACAGCGGTCTTTGCCTCGCTGGCGGTGATCTCCGGGGTCTACGGGATGAACTTCGAGCGCGCCTATCCGCCGTTCGGCTGGCGGCACGGGTTCATCGCGGCCCTGGGGTTGATGGCCGCGAGCGTGCTGACGATGCTCGCGATCTTCCGCCGGCTGCGTTGGCTGTGA
- a CDS encoding nicotinate phosphoribosyltransferase, whose product MADSYLRNGMNGRATFALFVRSLPPSRAFLVSAGIEPALACIEALRFTDEAISYLRGLRLFSEQFLEYLRDFRFTGDARAIPEGEVFFPPEPLLEISAPRIEAQIVETLLLNTLNFQVMVASKAARTVLAARGRGVVDFSPRRDHGADAALKAARAAYIAGCTGTSNVLAGMMYGIPVVGTMAHSYIMSFSDELEAFRAFARDFPTNAVLLIDTYDTMQGVVNAITVGREMTAVGARLLGVRIDSGDLTAQSRAVRAALDAAGLREVQIFLSGDLNEYRIAEMLAQGAAADAFGVGTELGTSADAPSVGGVYKLVEDEKGYRIKLSAGKATLPGRKQIWRRHDPEGQPSGDLLALHDEPGPPGATPLLLPAMQAGSRIRSESLAEVRQRCTERLAALPEELKHLDDGAAYHVSLSPGLAALRERMDT is encoded by the coding sequence ATGGCGGACAGCTACCTGCGCAACGGCATGAACGGGCGGGCGACGTTTGCCCTGTTCGTCCGATCCCTGCCCCCGTCCCGCGCGTTCCTGGTAAGCGCCGGGATCGAGCCGGCCCTGGCCTGCATCGAGGCGCTGCGCTTCACAGACGAGGCAATCAGCTACCTGCGTGGGCTGCGGCTGTTCAGCGAGCAGTTCCTGGAGTACCTGCGCGACTTCCGCTTCACCGGCGACGCGCGCGCGATCCCAGAAGGCGAGGTGTTCTTTCCACCAGAGCCCCTGCTGGAGATCAGCGCGCCCCGCATCGAGGCCCAGATCGTCGAGACGCTCCTGCTGAACACGCTGAACTTCCAGGTGATGGTTGCCAGCAAGGCGGCCCGGACGGTGCTGGCCGCCCGGGGCCGCGGGGTGGTGGACTTCTCGCCGCGGCGTGACCACGGCGCCGACGCCGCGCTGAAGGCCGCGCGCGCCGCCTACATCGCGGGCTGCACCGGCACGTCGAACGTGCTCGCAGGCATGATGTACGGAATCCCGGTCGTGGGGACCATGGCGCACTCGTACATCATGTCCTTCTCGGATGAACTCGAGGCCTTCCGCGCGTTCGCGCGCGACTTCCCCACCAACGCCGTGCTGCTCATTGACACCTACGACACGATGCAGGGCGTGGTGAACGCCATCACGGTCGGCCGCGAGATGACCGCGGTGGGCGCGCGCCTGCTCGGCGTGCGCATAGACAGCGGGGACCTGACCGCGCAGAGCCGGGCCGTGCGCGCGGCGCTGGACGCGGCCGGGTTGCGTGAGGTGCAGATCTTCCTCAGCGGAGACCTCAACGAGTACCGCATCGCCGAGATGCTGGCGCAGGGCGCGGCCGCGGACGCCTTCGGCGTTGGCACCGAGCTGGGGACCTCCGCGGACGCGCCCAGCGTCGGGGGCGTCTACAAACTGGTCGAGGACGAGAAGGGCTACCGGATCAAGTTGAGCGCCGGCAAAGCGACCCTGCCGGGTCGAAAGCAGATCTGGCGTCGCCACGACCCTGAAGGACAGCCATCCGGCGACCTGCTGGCGCTGCACGACGAACCCGGACCGCCCGGCGCGACGCCTTTGCTGCTCCCGGCTATGCAGGCAGGCAGCCGGATCCGGTCCGAGTCCCTTGCGGAGGTCCGGCAGCGGTGCACCGAGCGGCTGGCCGCGCTACCCGAGGAGCTGAAGCATCTCGACGACGGCGCGGCCTACCACGTGTCCCTGAGCCCAGGGCTGGCTGCGCTGCGCGAGCGGATGGATACCTAG
- a CDS encoding molybdopterin molybdenumtransferase MoeA — translation MIVTVRLYATLRDLVPGGRKALEVDVPEGTTVGGLIAHLGIPAGTVRKVFVGGIAREDSYVLRPGDEVGAFPPIAGGEGGGAFPPIAGGAGPGAFPPIPDGAQVREFLHIRTVAQARARFLEAWAPPRPRTAPADLSAACGRVLAADVVAAEDLPLFPRSVVDGYAVRAADTFGSSEGLPAYLTVVGEILMGQLPALTLGPGQAARIPTGGILPAGADAAVMVEHTEEMATAEMATAEAATAEIEVRRPVGPGENVIRPGEDARRGTVVLPAGTVLRSAQIGLLAGLGIAHVDVAVRPRVAIISTGDEVVPPQQTPEAGQIRDINGPALSAAVLAEGGEPLFCGIVPDRLDPLLAVMRAAQERSDLILVSGGSSIGLRDEVARAIAALGPPGVLVHGVAMKPGKPTVLGLCGRVPVVGLPGHPTTVLVVFHVFVREMIARLLGRRPDPLPSVKARLTRRVASAPGRTDYLRVTLHQRDGAVWAEPILGKSGLISTMVGAEGLATIPEPVEGIESGEEVVVEMLTS, via the coding sequence GTGATCGTGACGGTACGGCTCTACGCGACGCTCCGGGATCTGGTTCCGGGCGGAAGGAAGGCCCTCGAGGTTGACGTCCCAGAGGGTACAACCGTAGGCGGCCTCATCGCGCACCTCGGCATCCCTGCCGGGACCGTGCGAAAGGTGTTCGTGGGCGGAATCGCGCGGGAGGACTCGTACGTCCTGCGGCCGGGCGACGAGGTGGGCGCGTTCCCGCCCATTGCTGGCGGCGAAGGGGGAGGCGCGTTCCCGCCGATTGCCGGCGGCGCAGGGCCGGGCGCGTTCCCGCCGATCCCTGATGGCGCGCAGGTGCGGGAGTTTCTGCACATCCGCACGGTGGCCCAGGCCCGGGCGCGGTTCCTGGAGGCGTGGGCGCCTCCCAGGCCGCGGACCGCGCCGGCCGACCTCTCCGCGGCCTGCGGGCGCGTGCTCGCGGCGGATGTCGTCGCCGCCGAGGATCTGCCACTATTTCCACGCTCGGTCGTTGACGGCTACGCGGTGCGCGCGGCCGACACCTTCGGTTCCAGCGAGGGTCTTCCCGCCTACCTGACGGTCGTCGGGGAGATCCTGATGGGCCAACTCCCGGCGCTCACGCTCGGTCCGGGCCAGGCCGCCCGCATCCCGACCGGCGGAATACTGCCTGCCGGTGCCGACGCCGCGGTGATGGTCGAGCACACGGAGGAGATGGCAACGGCCGAGATGGCCACGGCGGAGGCGGCAACGGCCGAGATCGAGGTCCGCCGGCCCGTGGGCCCGGGTGAGAACGTTATCAGGCCCGGTGAGGACGCGCGGCGCGGCACTGTCGTGCTGCCCGCCGGAACCGTCCTGCGCTCGGCTCAGATTGGTTTGCTCGCCGGCCTGGGGATCGCGCACGTGGATGTGGCGGTCCGACCGCGCGTGGCCATCATCTCGACCGGCGACGAGGTGGTTCCACCCCAGCAAACGCCCGAGGCAGGCCAGATCCGCGACATCAACGGCCCGGCACTGTCCGCGGCGGTCCTGGCCGAGGGAGGGGAGCCGCTCTTCTGCGGGATTGTTCCCGACCGGCTCGATCCGCTGCTGGCCGTGATGCGCGCGGCGCAGGAGCGCTCCGACCTGATCCTGGTCTCAGGGGGCAGTTCGATCGGGCTCCGCGATGAGGTTGCCCGCGCGATCGCAGCGCTGGGCCCGCCCGGGGTGCTGGTGCACGGGGTGGCCATGAAGCCCGGCAAGCCGACGGTGCTGGGACTGTGCGGTCGAGTGCCTGTTGTCGGCCTGCCCGGGCATCCCACCACGGTGCTGGTCGTGTTTCATGTCTTCGTGCGCGAGATGATCGCCCGGCTGCTGGGGCGGCGACCCGACCCGCTTCCATCCGTGAAGGCCCGTCTCACCCGCCGCGTGGCCTCCGCACCCGGCCGGACAGATTACCTCCGCGTCACGCTTCACCAGCGTGACGGAGCCGTGTGGGCAGAACCCATCCTTGGAAAGTCGGGATTGATCTCCACCATGGTGGGAGCGGAAGGGCTTGCGACGATACCTGAGCCGGTAGAGGGAATCGAATCCGGGGAAGAGGTAGTCGTGGAGATGCTGACCTCGTGA
- a CDS encoding GNAT family N-acetyltransferase: protein MSEIIIKTLKDIESFRRIEALQMEIWGMPERDVVPVHQLQAASGAGGAVIAAVDPDGAFVGFCYGFAGWRDGRPLFYSHMAGVLGGRQLQEVGFRLKCAQRQAAIAMAYDRAVWTYDPLQSVNARFNMHKLGATACRYYVNYYGDMPDELNRGMESDRIEVDWELCSRRVEDAMSGRAPDRAWPQAPHALRAEPATSAPADPELGIEAPVVLLEIPTDFPAVRLRDQSLTQAWRVASREAFLHYFGRGYRAVDFLLHRGERLRGEYVLSRETSEEEP, encoded by the coding sequence ATGAGCGAAATCATAATCAAGACCCTCAAGGACATCGAGTCGTTCCGGCGGATCGAGGCACTCCAGATGGAGATCTGGGGAATGCCCGAGCGCGACGTCGTGCCGGTGCACCAGTTGCAGGCGGCATCCGGTGCCGGCGGCGCGGTGATTGCCGCGGTTGACCCCGACGGCGCATTTGTCGGGTTCTGCTACGGCTTCGCCGGATGGCGCGACGGCCGGCCGCTCTTCTATTCGCACATGGCCGGCGTCCTGGGAGGCAGGCAGTTGCAGGAGGTAGGGTTCCGGCTGAAGTGCGCCCAGCGGCAGGCCGCTATCGCCATGGCATATGACCGCGCGGTCTGGACGTACGACCCGCTCCAGAGCGTGAACGCGCGGTTCAACATGCACAAGCTGGGGGCCACGGCCTGCCGCTACTACGTCAACTACTACGGCGACATGCCGGACGAGCTGAACCGCGGAATGGAGAGCGACCGGATCGAGGTGGATTGGGAGCTATGCTCCCGTAGGGTTGAGGACGCGATGTCGGGCCGGGCCCCGGACCGCGCGTGGCCGCAGGCGCCGCACGCGTTGCGGGCAGAACCGGCAACCTCGGCGCCAGCAGATCCGGAGCTCGGCATCGAGGCGCCGGTGGTCCTCCTGGAGATCCCCACCGATTTCCCGGCCGTTCGGCTGCGGGACCAGAGTCTGACCCAGGCGTGGCGGGTGGCCAGCCGCGAGGCGTTCCTGCACTACTTCGGTCGCGGCTACCGGGCCGTGGACTTCCTGCTGCACCGGGGCGAACGGCTCAGGGGCGAGTACGTGCTTTCACGAGAAACCAGTGAGGAGGAGCCATGA
- a CDS encoding MoaD/ThiS family protein — protein sequence MHQGARPTARVHEVRAAPAAQHGVRRDGRRSGQGARLLIEVHLYGRLRRLAAQSGVWRPSIAWVDLQEGTVAQVMEALGVGPEEVSNIFINGRYDPAAPDQTVRSGDRIGLFPPDMRMLYV from the coding sequence ATTCACCAAGGCGCACGACCGACTGCCCGAGTTCATGAAGTACGAGCCGCTCCCGCCGCACAACACGGTGTTCGACGTGACGGACGAAGATCTGGACAAGGTGCACGCCTATTGATTGAGGTCCATCTGTACGGAAGGTTGCGGCGTCTGGCCGCGCAATCCGGGGTGTGGAGGCCTTCCATCGCCTGGGTTGACCTGCAGGAAGGCACGGTCGCCCAGGTGATGGAGGCGCTTGGTGTTGGGCCGGAAGAAGTGAGCAACATCTTCATCAACGGCCGCTACGATCCCGCGGCCCCGGACCAAACCGTTCGGAGCGGAGACAGGATAGGACTCTTCCCGCCGGACATGAGGATGCTGTATGTCTAG
- a CDS encoding M20/M25/M40 family metallo-hydrolase, whose product MNALRAHAAAHLTEHISLLDGLVRLPSVAAQGQGLEETAAAVRGMFEAAGGTAEILRLPGAAPVVLAEFAGRSDRTLLFYDHYDVQPAEPLDEWTVPPFAVTVRNGRIYGRGTSDNKGDLVTRVAALRALRDTSGRLPCRVLFLVEGEEEIGSVHFDSYVTGLRDRLRADACVWEYGDRDPAERMNVIAGVKGICYVEIELTAASRDLHSSLGALVEGAATRLAWAVTGLRDATGRILIPGFYDRVKAPRAEALAAAREVPFEEGQMRVHAGVRGFIGGRTGGDALRALLFEPTCTVCGLEAGYTGGGMKTVLPRRARAKIDFRLVPDQDPEEIVGLLRAHLDRAGFADCDIRSLGGERAFQTDLSHPFVRTVVNAVRASTGRETVLLPTSAGTGPMYPLGDLLGVPILSIGSGYWGCGAHAPDEHIRAADFEETIVMIAHVLERFALES is encoded by the coding sequence ATGAATGCACTCCGCGCCCACGCCGCCGCTCACCTGACCGAACACATCAGCCTCCTCGATGGGCTTGTCCGGCTGCCCAGCGTTGCCGCCCAGGGGCAGGGGTTGGAAGAGACGGCGGCCGCGGTCCGCGGGATGTTCGAGGCCGCCGGAGGAACCGCCGAGATACTGCGCCTCCCCGGCGCCGCGCCCGTGGTCCTGGCTGAGTTCGCAGGCCGCAGCGACCGGACACTCCTGTTCTACGACCACTACGATGTGCAGCCCGCAGAGCCCCTCGATGAGTGGACGGTTCCGCCGTTTGCGGTCACGGTGCGGAACGGCCGCATCTACGGACGGGGGACGAGCGACAACAAGGGCGACCTCGTCACGCGGGTGGCCGCGCTGCGGGCGCTGCGCGATACCTCGGGCAGGCTCCCGTGTCGCGTGCTGTTCCTGGTTGAGGGTGAAGAGGAGATCGGATCGGTGCACTTCGACTCCTACGTCACCGGCCTGCGCGATCGGTTGAGGGCCGATGCCTGCGTGTGGGAGTACGGCGACCGGGATCCGGCCGAACGAATGAACGTCATCGCCGGGGTGAAGGGCATCTGCTACGTTGAGATCGAACTGACCGCCGCCAGTCGGGACCTGCACTCCTCGCTGGGCGCCCTCGTCGAGGGTGCTGCTACCCGTCTGGCGTGGGCCGTCACCGGGTTGCGCGACGCCACCGGTCGCATCTTGATCCCGGGGTTCTACGACAGGGTGAAAGCCCCGCGGGCCGAAGCGCTCGCCGCCGCCCGGGAGGTGCCCTTCGAAGAGGGGCAGATGCGGGTACACGCGGGCGTGCGCGGCTTCATCGGCGGACGCACCGGAGGGGATGCGTTGCGTGCCCTGCTCTTTGAACCCACCTGCACCGTCTGCGGGCTTGAGGCGGGATACACCGGAGGCGGGATGAAGACCGTGCTCCCCCGCAGGGCGCGCGCCAAGATTGACTTCCGGCTTGTGCCCGACCAGGATCCCGAGGAGATCGTAGGACTCCTGCGCGCCCACCTCGACCGCGCCGGGTTTGCGGACTGCGACATCAGATCTCTGGGGGGTGAGCGCGCCTTCCAGACCGATCTGTCCCATCCGTTCGTACGAACTGTCGTGAACGCGGTCCGCGCGTCAACCGGACGCGAGACGGTGCTCCTTCCCACCTCGGCGGGCACGGGGCCGATGTACCCCCTGGGGGATCTGCTGGGCGTGCCCATCCTCAGCATCGGGAGCGGCTACTGGGGCTGCGGGGCCCACGCGCCGGACGAGCACATCCGGGCTGCCGACTTCGAGGAGACGATCGTGATGATTGCGCACGTGCTGGAGCGTTTCGCGCTCGAATCATAG
- a CDS encoding M20/M25/M40 family metallo-hydrolase: protein MPSLRDIAREQTDPALEVLRTLLRQPSVAATGEGVAECAALVRGALEEAGAAVAVHQEGDAAPIVIAEFPGEGERTLLFYDHYDVQPADPLAEWTSPPFEPVVRDGRLYARGVADNKGDLVTRLAAVRALEAAHGRLPCRVKFLVEGEEEIGSPNFGSYVKAHADALRSDACIWESGQRDLKERLQITTGIKGICYLDLELHATSRDLHSSLGAVVEGAGNRMAWALASLKDPVTGRVLVEGFYDRVREPSAREIEAARKVPFDEPEFRAHVGVDRFIGGATGFDAVMRLLYQPTCTVCGLEGGYTGEGSKTVLPRRARAKVDFRLVPDQDPREIAALVEAHFKKLGIEIAVSLLGGERAYRTDLDDPFVSLVTRVAGEATGREVKLYPSSPGTGPMHDLGAALGIPVVSVGGSYWGSRAHTPDENIRMADFDETIYMMARLIERFAGLP from the coding sequence ATGCCGTCGCTGAGAGACATCGCCAGAGAGCAGACCGATCCCGCGTTGGAGGTGCTGCGCACGCTGCTCCGCCAGCCGAGCGTGGCGGCCACCGGCGAGGGGGTGGCCGAGTGCGCGGCACTGGTCAGGGGTGCGCTCGAGGAGGCCGGCGCCGCGGTCGCGGTTCACCAGGAGGGAGACGCCGCCCCGATCGTGATCGCCGAGTTCCCCGGTGAGGGAGAACGCACGCTCCTGTTCTACGACCACTACGATGTTCAGCCCGCCGATCCGCTCGCCGAGTGGACCTCACCGCCGTTCGAGCCGGTGGTCCGGGACGGCCGCCTCTACGCGCGCGGCGTCGCGGACAACAAGGGTGACCTGGTCACCCGCCTGGCCGCGGTGAGGGCGCTTGAAGCAGCCCACGGCCGGCTGCCGTGCCGGGTGAAGTTCCTGGTCGAGGGCGAGGAGGAGATCGGATCGCCCAACTTTGGCTCCTATGTGAAGGCTCATGCGGACGCGCTGCGCTCCGACGCCTGCATCTGGGAATCCGGGCAGCGCGACCTCAAGGAGCGGCTGCAGATCACCACCGGCATCAAGGGGATATGCTACCTCGACCTGGAGCTGCACGCCACGAGCCGGGATCTTCACTCGTCGCTGGGGGCTGTCGTGGAGGGTGCCGGCAACCGGATGGCCTGGGCGCTGGCTTCCCTGAAGGATCCGGTCACGGGCCGCGTCCTGGTGGAGGGTTTCTACGACCGCGTGAGGGAGCCCAGCGCGCGAGAGATCGAGGCCGCGCGCAAGGTCCCCTTCGATGAGCCCGAGTTCCGGGCGCACGTCGGCGTGGACCGCTTCATCGGAGGGGCGACCGGTTTCGACGCGGTGATGAGGCTTCTCTACCAGCCAACGTGTACGGTGTGCGGCCTGGAGGGCGGCTACACCGGAGAGGGCTCCAAGACAGTGCTACCGCGTCGTGCCCGGGCCAAGGTGGACTTCCGGCTCGTGCCCGACCAGGATCCGCGCGAGATCGCGGCCCTGGTGGAAGCGCACTTCAAGAAGCTGGGGATCGAGATCGCGGTGTCGCTCCTGGGAGGCGAGCGCGCCTACCGCACCGACCTGGACGACCCGTTTGTCTCGCTCGTGACGCGCGTGGCCGGGGAGGCGACGGGCCGCGAGGTCAAGCTGTACCCCTCTTCTCCGGGCACCGGGCCGATGCACGACCTGGGCGCGGCGCTGGGAATCCCGGTTGTGAGCGTCGGGGGGTCTTACTGGGGCAGCCGCGCCCACACGCCGGACGAGAACATCCGGATGGCGGACTTCGATGAGACGATCTACATGATGGCGCGGTTGATCGAGCGGTTCGCCGGGCTGCCCTAG